One Sphingobacteriales bacterium DNA segment encodes these proteins:
- a CDS encoding stage II sporulation protein M, with amino-acid sequence MREPVFIKRNAEKWQTFEQILSGNDNYLHPDKKAELFIELTDDLAYAKTFFPQSQITQYLNSLTAKVHRSIYRNKKADTNKFIHFWRVELPMLLYEARRFLLYSFIIFALAALIGAFSAANDDKFVRLILGDSYVNMTLENIEKGDPMGVYKQEGSSFMFLAITFNNIRVSFYAFVLGILFSVGTAWVLFSNGVMLGAFQYFFYQKGLFLTSFLTIWIHGTIEISAIILAGCAGMVMGNSITFAGTYPRSVSFVRGVQQGAKILVGLIPLFIIAGFLEGFVTRLTEMHILMKIAIIAVSAIFVVGYFVVYPVLVYKSEQAFLANISTTRLSFKDEDSFFIPAKQNAYSTESATAIISDK; translated from the coding sequence ATGCGCGAACCTGTTTTTATTAAGCGAAATGCCGAAAAATGGCAAACTTTCGAACAAATTTTATCCGGAAACGATAATTATTTGCATCCAGATAAAAAGGCTGAACTATTTATTGAGCTAACCGATGATTTAGCTTATGCCAAAACTTTTTTCCCTCAGAGCCAAATCACACAATACTTAAATAGCCTTACGGCTAAAGTTCACCGCAGCATTTATCGCAACAAAAAAGCAGATACTAATAAATTTATTCATTTTTGGCGGGTCGAATTGCCCATGCTCCTGTACGAAGCGCGGCGATTTTTGCTCTACAGCTTTATTATTTTTGCTTTAGCAGCCTTAATAGGAGCTTTTTCGGCGGCCAACGACGATAAATTTGTACGCCTCATTTTAGGTGATTCTTATGTAAACATGACCCTCGAAAATATTGAAAAAGGCGACCCTATGGGTGTGTATAAACAAGAAGGAAGCAGTTTTATGTTTTTGGCTATTACATTTAATAATATTAGAGTTTCGTTTTATGCGTTTGTATTAGGCATATTGTTTTCGGTGGGTACGGCCTGGGTATTATTTTCGAATGGGGTTATGTTGGGGGCTTTTCAATATTTTTTTTACCAGAAGGGGCTGTTTTTAACTTCGTTTTTAACAATTTGGATTCATGGCACCATTGAAATTTCGGCAATTATATTAGCGGGTTGCGCCGGCATGGTCATGGGCAATAGTATTACCTTTGCCGGAACCTATCCGCGGAGTGTTTCGTTTGTGCGAGGGGTGCAACAAGGCGCAAAAATATTGGTAGGTTTAATACCACTTTTTATTATAGCCGGCTTTTTAGAAGGTTTTGTAACACGCCTTACCGAAATGCATATTTTAATGAAAATAGCCATCATTGCGGTATCGGCTATATTTGTTGTGGGCTATTTTGTAGTTTACCCCGTATTAGTTTACAAATCAGAACAAGCTTTTTTGGCAAATATATCAACAACAAGGCTTAGTTTTAAAGACGAAGACAGTTTTTTTATACCTGCAAAGCAAAACGCCTATTCAACAGAGTCTGCAACGGCAATAATATCAGACAAATAA
- a CDS encoding GNAT family N-acetyltransferase translates to MLYFQFTPFPSISTARLLLRQVTPADATQILALRSNPNIMRYIPRPLAQNLADALQHIDLYNTGIAENINLNWGIAWQNHPDILIGLIGYVRTQPQNHSAEIGYLLSLENQNKGVMHEALNVVIQYGFKTMQLHRIEAVIDPQNTASEKLLQKNGFVKEGYFKENCYFDGQFLDSVYYTLFRKNYLSDIIAVADSVE, encoded by the coding sequence ATGCTATATTTTCAATTTACACCCTTCCCTTCCATAAGTACTGCGCGTTTGCTCCTTAGGCAAGTTACCCCTGCCGATGCCACTCAAATTTTAGCCTTAAGGTCGAACCCCAATATTATGCGTTATATACCGCGCCCATTGGCTCAAAATTTAGCGGATGCGCTGCAACATATTGACCTGTATAATACGGGTATTGCCGAAAATATAAACCTGAACTGGGGTATTGCTTGGCAAAATCATCCGGATATTTTAATAGGGCTAATTGGCTATGTGCGCACGCAGCCCCAAAACCACAGTGCCGAAATTGGCTATCTCTTGTCGCTCGAAAATCAAAATAAAGGAGTTATGCACGAGGCGTTAAATGTTGTTATTCAATACGGGTTTAAAACCATGCAACTACACCGCATCGAAGCAGTTATTGACCCACAAAATACAGCATCGGAAAAATTGTTGCAGAAAAATGGATTTGTTAAAGAAGGATATTTTAAAGAGAATTGTTATTTTGATGGACAGTTTTTAGATTCGGTTTATTATACGCTTTTCCGGAAAAATTATTTGTCTGATATTATTGCCGTTGCAGACTCTGTTGAATAG
- the gldC gene encoding gliding motility protein GldC, with amino-acid sequence MPAVTEKDQNNGVAITNQIIINVGLNSQKLPVQIKWQADGHPIPGEKDAKAMLMALWDEQQKTSLRIDLWTKEMQVREMQHFIFQTVYTMADTLQKATNDPETAAEMREFANNMAKKWDLFVKRT; translated from the coding sequence ATGCCAGCTGTTACCGAAAAAGACCAAAATAATGGTGTTGCTATCACCAACCAAATAATCATTAATGTAGGGCTAAATAGCCAAAAATTGCCAGTACAAATAAAATGGCAAGCCGATGGCCACCCCATCCCCGGAGAAAAAGACGCTAAAGCTATGCTAATGGCACTTTGGGATGAACAACAAAAAACCTCCCTGCGTATTGATTTATGGACAAAAGAAATGCAAGTACGCGAAATGCAACACTTTATTTTTCAAACCGTTTACACCATGGCCGATACCCTGCAAAAAGCCACAAACGACCCCGAAACGGCAGCCGAAATGCGCGAATTTGCGAATAATATGGCTAAAAAATGGGATTTATTTGTGAAGCGAACCTAA
- a CDS encoding RDD family protein → MYTDESISILTTQNVVIEYPLASLSDRYSGAIIDNIIIFTTVIATALLLSALDINYDDRGWIFFAFAVIPASLYTLLAEILMDGQTIGKSIMQLKVVRLDGSRVGVVHYLIRWIFRLLDISLTLGGAAVLSIIIGGKGQRIGDIAAGTTVVSTKQENQTFNPNWLANFTKPQNHQITYPQVHLLTDEDINKIRTVYDAAMKHTNYKLLDELAERLVELLKIDNPIQPASSFIETILQDAYALDA, encoded by the coding sequence ATGTACACCGATGAAAGCATTTCAATTCTGACGACACAAAATGTTGTTATTGAATATCCGTTAGCTAGTTTATCGGATAGGTATTCAGGGGCGATTATTGATAATATTATTATTTTTACTACAGTAATTGCAACAGCCTTACTTTTATCTGCGCTTGATATCAACTACGATGACAGGGGTTGGATATTTTTTGCCTTTGCTGTTATTCCGGCCTCGTTATATACCTTACTTGCCGAAATATTAATGGATGGGCAAACAATAGGCAAAAGCATCATGCAGTTAAAAGTAGTGCGTTTAGATGGCAGCCGGGTTGGAGTGGTACATTATTTAATTAGATGGATTTTTAGACTTTTGGATATTAGCTTAACCTTGGGCGGGGCTGCGGTGCTCAGTATAATAATTGGCGGAAAAGGGCAGCGCATAGGCGATATTGCCGCCGGAACAACAGTCGTTTCGACCAAACAAGAAAACCAAACTTTTAACCCCAACTGGTTGGCCAATTTTACTAAACCCCAAAACCACCAAATAACCTACCCCCAAGTTCATTTGCTGACAGACGAGGACATCAACAAAATTAGGACTGTTTACGATGCGGCCATGAAACACACAAACTATAAACTTTTAGATGAACTAGCCGAAAGATTAGTAGAATTACTTAAAATTGATAACCCCATACAACCTGCATCGTCATTTATTGAAACTATTTTACAAGATGCCTATGCACTTGATGCGTAG
- a CDS encoding NAD-dependent epimerase/dehydratase family protein: MIFVTGGTGLIGANLLALLNAQPNSLPIVALARDPKKVPGHLLQLSNVKWVEGDILDTECLFNAMRGAKQVYHVGAFVSLARRDRPQMFQINVTGTANVVNAALENGVERMLHVSSIAALGIPKDGNQITEAFDGDLERPTWYAHTKLQGELEVWRGIAEGLNAVIVNPCMVLGSNGSDFDRSSPLLFRQTWEGVPFYPKGGTGFIDVRDVANLMLLLMQSTIVGERYILSAENLSYRHILSLIAQVYGKKPSNRPLTPLLEQLAWRAEGIKSFLTGRAPTLTRETLATTSKNRPCDNSKIKAAFPAFNFTPINETIERVCNEFLTINKLKI; this comes from the coding sequence ATGATTTTTGTAACTGGCGGAACCGGATTAATTGGTGCTAATTTATTAGCCTTATTAAATGCACAGCCAAACTCGTTACCCATTGTAGCCTTAGCGCGAGACCCCAAAAAAGTACCGGGTCATTTGCTACAATTGTCTAATGTGAAATGGGTTGAGGGCGATATATTAGATACAGAGTGTTTGTTTAATGCCATGCGTGGTGCAAAACAGGTTTACCATGTAGGCGCATTTGTGTCGTTAGCCCGCCGCGACAGGCCTCAAATGTTTCAAATTAACGTTACAGGTACAGCCAACGTGGTAAATGCCGCCCTTGAAAACGGGGTCGAAAGAATGTTGCATGTAAGTTCTATAGCCGCGCTTGGCATCCCGAAGGATGGCAACCAAATTACCGAAGCCTTTGACGGCGATTTAGAACGCCCAACCTGGTATGCACATACCAAACTGCAAGGCGAGTTAGAAGTTTGGCGCGGTATAGCCGAAGGTTTAAATGCCGTAATCGTTAATCCATGTATGGTATTGGGCAGTAATGGCAGCGATTTTGACCGAAGCTCGCCCTTGTTGTTTAGGCAAACATGGGAGGGTGTGCCTTTTTATCCAAAAGGAGGCACCGGATTTATTGATGTGCGCGATGTTGCCAACTTAATGTTATTACTTATGCAAAGCACAATTGTAGGCGAACGCTATATTTTAAGTGCCGAGAACCTTAGTTACCGGCATATTCTCAGTTTAATAGCACAGGTTTACGGCAAAAAACCCTCAAACCGACCCCTAACCCCATTGCTTGAACAATTAGCTTGGCGCGCCGAAGGAATAAAAAGTTTTTTAACCGGCCGAGCACCAACGCTAACCCGCGAAACCTTGGCAACTACCAGTAAAAATCGCCCTTGCGATAACAGCAAAATTAAAGCAGCTTTTCCGGCGTTTAATTTTACGCCAATAAACGAAACTATTGAGCGTGTTTGTAATGAGTTTTTAACCATAAACAAACTAAAAATATAG
- a CDS encoding C39 family peptidase, with protein MKIIKLIILSLAILSPSFTNGQSITQIGQNYYTAGIPSEEFEFFSAAQSTGRQRQANWCWAACVQMVLNYHGLHITQEQVVEKIYGGLVDQPAGEQQIMYALSGWAPNVDGGVSQIYCQLGLNSANEITSNLAYKWPLIVGLSNPQGGNGHAFVLTAIYYTTDMYNNTIPYKVVLRDPWPGNISRQEMDWYEFSSRLMVAFKVWVSR; from the coding sequence ATGAAAATAATTAAACTTATAATACTGAGTTTAGCCATTTTATCGCCAAGTTTTACAAATGGGCAAAGTATTACGCAGATTGGCCAAAATTATTATACGGCGGGAATTCCTTCGGAGGAGTTTGAGTTTTTTTCTGCTGCTCAATCTACCGGAAGGCAAAGGCAAGCTAACTGGTGTTGGGCGGCTTGTGTTCAAATGGTATTAAACTATCATGGACTGCATATAACACAAGAACAGGTGGTTGAAAAAATTTACGGCGGTTTAGTTGACCAGCCAGCCGGAGAACAACAAATTATGTATGCACTTAGCGGCTGGGCGCCAAATGTTGATGGGGGCGTTTCGCAAATTTATTGCCAGCTTGGCCTTAACAGTGCCAATGAAATAACAAGCAATCTGGCGTATAAATGGCCATTAATTGTAGGGCTTAGTAATCCACAGGGGGGCAACGGCCATGCTTTTGTTTTAACAGCCATTTATTACACCACCGATATGTACAACAATACAATACCGTACAAGGTAGTTTTAAGAGACCCGTGGCCTGGAAATATTTCGAGGCAGGAAATGGATTGGTACGAATTTTCGAGTAGGTTAATGGTAGCTTTTAAAGTGTGGGTATCGCGATAA
- the kdsB gene encoding 3-deoxy-manno-octulosonate cytidylyltransferase, with translation MQVVGIIPARYASSRLPGKPLSQIAGKTLIQRVYEQAKQATALNAVYVATDSPQIMQAVANFGGHAILTHTNHQSGTERCAEAIEKLPSKPNIVINIQGDEPFINPEQINQVVQIFTQNPDAQLATLIRKITEPEVLLNPNHPKVVINEQGQAIYFSRQAIPFLRNHPTQNWLQHHVFYQHVGIYGYTAQVLQQIVQLPPSPLEQAELLEQLRWIAHGWPIFTQITSYPTLSVDTPDDLAAAIEYAQANNL, from the coding sequence ATGCAAGTAGTAGGCATTATACCCGCGAGGTACGCTTCGTCGCGACTGCCGGGCAAGCCCCTAAGCCAAATTGCCGGCAAAACTTTAATACAGCGTGTTTATGAGCAGGCCAAACAAGCTACTGCCTTAAACGCTGTTTATGTTGCTACTGACAGCCCTCAAATTATGCAAGCCGTAGCCAATTTTGGCGGCCACGCTATTTTAACCCATACCAACCACCAAAGCGGCACCGAACGTTGCGCCGAAGCCATCGAAAAACTACCATCTAAGCCCAATATTGTCATAAATATACAAGGAGATGAACCGTTTATTAATCCGGAGCAAATAAACCAAGTTGTTCAAATATTCACACAAAACCCAGATGCGCAGTTGGCAACACTCATCCGGAAAATAACAGAACCCGAAGTCTTGTTAAATCCAAATCACCCAAAAGTAGTTATTAACGAACAAGGGCAGGCCATATACTTTAGTCGGCAGGCCATACCATTTTTGCGCAACCACCCCACCCAAAATTGGCTACAACACCACGTTTTTTACCAGCATGTTGGCATTTATGGCTATACCGCACAAGTATTACAACAAATTGTGCAACTGCCTCCTTCGCCCCTCGAACAAGCCGAGCTGTTAGAGCAGTTGCGCTGGATAGCGCATGGTTGGCCAATTTTTACCCAAATCACCTCCTACCCTACCCTATCGGTTGATACCCCCGACGATTTAGCCGCCGCCATTGAATATGCGCAAGCAAATAACTTGTAG
- a CDS encoding Gfo/Idh/MocA family oxidoreductase → MFQFAVIGVGNIGFRHAQLIQANPSAQLSAICDVNPARLNEAHVVLNQNSLVTTTDFEEVLQIPEVQIIHICTPNNLHAPMTIAALNAGKHVVCEKPMALSTRDCDAMIAAALNNNKYLFVVKQNRYNPLVVAVKQLLLKQGLGQIHQVVVNCFWNRNDAYYQKPSWRGTKKQDGGCLFTQFSHFIDILYYLTGDADCLSGYVQNATHQHSIEFEDSGAFLLKSHEQQAVITVNFNIGAFGQNMEGSITLLGSEGAVKIGGQYLNTLDYWLVNNYPKPELQTIVQQQANDYGSYKGSMSNHDKVIENVIDTLLGRATIATNGTEGRKIIELIEKMYRSVAR, encoded by the coding sequence ATGTTTCAGTTTGCAGTTATTGGCGTGGGAAATATTGGGTTTAGACACGCGCAGCTAATACAGGCTAACCCAAGCGCGCAGCTAAGTGCTATATGCGATGTAAATCCTGCCCGACTTAACGAGGCACATGTAGTCCTTAACCAAAACAGTTTGGTTACCACTACTGATTTTGAAGAGGTTCTACAAATACCGGAGGTGCAAATTATACATATTTGTACTCCTAACAATTTGCACGCACCTATGACTATTGCCGCCCTAAATGCAGGTAAACACGTAGTTTGCGAAAAACCAATGGCGTTATCAACCCGCGATTGTGATGCCATGATTGCCGCTGCCCTTAACAATAATAAATATTTGTTTGTGGTAAAGCAAAACAGGTATAATCCGCTGGTTGTAGCGGTAAAACAGTTGCTATTAAAACAGGGCTTAGGGCAAATACATCAGGTTGTAGTGAATTGTTTTTGGAACCGCAACGATGCTTATTACCAAAAACCAAGCTGGCGCGGCACTAAAAAACAGGACGGTGGCTGTTTGTTTACACAGTTTAGCCACTTTATTGACATTTTATATTATTTGACGGGCGATGCCGACTGTTTATCCGGATATGTGCAAAATGCTACGCATCAACATAGTATTGAGTTTGAAGATTCGGGGGCTTTTTTATTAAAATCACACGAACAACAAGCTGTTATTACGGTTAATTTTAATATTGGCGCTTTTGGGCAAAATATGGAAGGCTCAATAACTTTATTAGGAAGCGAAGGTGCCGTAAAAATAGGTGGGCAATACCTTAATACCCTCGATTATTGGCTTGTTAATAACTATCCTAAACCCGAATTGCAAACTATAGTACAACAACAAGCCAATGACTACGGCAGTTACAAAGGCTCTATGTCAAACCATGATAAAGTAATTGAAAATGTGATTGATACCTTGCTTGGCCGTGCTACCATTGCCACCAATGGCACGGAAGGCCGAAAAATAATTGAGCTAATTGAAAAAATGTATCGCAGTGTGGCGCGGTAA
- a CDS encoding MoxR family ATPase, with amino-acid sequence MPQQLHFSQYATNNQTVLERGLSSPLFKCLPGLDAPEFYIASQPLADAVNVALALGQPLLLTGEPGTGKTQLANSIAWQLNLPLYVFYTKTNTEARDLFYRYDSLGHFHDAQIKQANHQAPQAQQYIALEALGKAIANSQQERAVVLIDEIDKAPRDFPNDLLHELEAMEFRIRETAQTISVYEPHRPIIVITSNSEKNLPDAFLRRCVYYHIAFPDKKQLAEIVAKRIPLKANFTQGMVNAAIDHFMQIRESGMRKKPATAELLAWIHLLNEANIDLTQGIEPQIAQLRATYSILAKTHEDWELLHK; translated from the coding sequence ATGCCTCAGCAACTCCATTTTAGCCAGTACGCTACTAACAATCAAACTGTATTAGAACGCGGCTTGTCTTCGCCGTTATTTAAGTGCTTGCCCGGATTAGATGCACCCGAATTTTATATTGCCTCGCAACCATTGGCCGATGCTGTAAATGTTGCGCTTGCGCTTGGCCAACCCCTTTTGCTTACCGGCGAGCCCGGCACCGGTAAAACTCAGTTGGCAAACAGTATAGCCTGGCAATTAAACTTGCCTTTGTATGTGTTTTACACCAAAACCAATACCGAAGCGCGCGACCTTTTTTATCGTTACGATTCGCTGGGGCATTTTCACGATGCACAAATTAAACAAGCCAACCATCAGGCACCACAGGCGCAACAATATATAGCCCTCGAAGCTTTAGGCAAAGCCATTGCCAACTCGCAACAAGAGCGCGCAGTAGTATTAATTGACGAAATAGACAAAGCGCCTCGCGATTTTCCGAACGATTTATTGCACGAATTAGAAGCAATGGAGTTCAGAATCCGCGAAACTGCCCAAACAATAAGTGTTTACGAGCCACACCGCCCCATTATTGTTATAACCAGCAACAGTGAAAAAAATCTTCCGGATGCTTTTTTGCGACGATGCGTTTATTATCATATTGCTTTTCCGGATAAAAAACAGTTGGCCGAAATTGTCGCCAAACGCATTCCGCTTAAAGCTAATTTTACACAAGGCATGGTTAATGCGGCTATCGACCATTTTATGCAAATCAGAGAAAGCGGTATGCGAAAAAAACCTGCCACCGCCGAGCTGTTGGCCTGGATACATTTGTTAAATGAAGCCAATATTGACCTAACTCAAGGTATTGAGCCACAAATTGCCCAACTTAGGGCAACTTATTCTATTTTAGCAAAAACCCACGAAGATTGGGAACTGTTGCATAAATAA
- a CDS encoding class I fructose-bisphosphate aldolase: MSNLSRIETLLGDKAQSLLSHVSNTVSKEHLHAPGPDFVERIFGVSNRNIQTLRSLQTILNHGRLAGSGYLSILPVDQGIEHTAGASFAPNPIYFDPENIVQLAIEGGCNAVATTFGNLGILARKYAHKIPFLVKINHNELLTYPNKFDQVLYGSVQDAWNLGAAAVGATIYYGSDEATRQIQEIAEAFEHAHDLGMATVLWCYLRNGSFKKDGVDYHASADLTGQANHLGATIQADIIKQKLPTNNGGFNALKYSKTHAKVYSQLTTDHPIDLCRYQVVNNYMGRIGLINSGGESSGASDLADAVTTAVINKRAGGMGLISGRKAFQRPMAEGIELLNAIQDVYLCQEIGLA, from the coding sequence ATGTCTAATTTATCTCGTATCGAAACCCTTTTAGGCGACAAAGCTCAGTCGTTATTATCACACGTTAGTAACACCGTAAGCAAAGAGCACCTACATGCCCCCGGCCCCGATTTTGTTGAGCGTATTTTTGGCGTTTCTAACCGCAATATTCAAACGTTGCGAAGCCTGCAAACCATTTTAAATCATGGGCGTTTAGCTGGCAGTGGCTACCTCTCTATTTTACCCGTTGATCAAGGTATTGAACATACCGCCGGTGCTTCGTTTGCACCTAATCCCATTTATTTTGACCCCGAAAATATAGTGCAATTAGCCATTGAAGGCGGTTGCAATGCGGTGGCCACTACTTTTGGTAATTTAGGCATTTTAGCACGAAAATATGCCCATAAAATACCGTTTTTGGTTAAAATAAATCATAATGAATTACTAACCTACCCTAATAAATTTGACCAAGTTTTATACGGCAGCGTACAAGATGCCTGGAATTTAGGTGCCGCCGCCGTAGGCGCTACTATTTATTACGGCTCGGACGAGGCAACACGCCAAATACAAGAAATTGCCGAAGCCTTTGAACATGCCCACGACCTTGGCATGGCCACTGTTTTGTGGTGTTATCTTCGCAACGGCAGCTTTAAAAAAGATGGTGTAGATTACCACGCATCCGCCGATTTAACCGGACAAGCTAACCACCTTGGCGCCACCATCCAAGCCGATATTATCAAACAAAAACTTCCTACTAATAACGGCGGGTTTAATGCCTTAAAATACAGCAAAACCCACGCAAAAGTTTATAGCCAGCTAACAACAGACCACCCCATTGACCTTTGCCGCTACCAAGTGGTAAACAATTATATGGGGCGAATTGGCCTTATAAACTCGGGGGGCGAATCGAGCGGAGCCAGCGACCTTGCCGACGCCGTAACCACAGCCGTAATTAATAAACGGGCAGGCGGTATGGGTTTAATATCGGGGCGCAAAGCTTTTCAACGCCCAATGGCCGAGGGTATTGAATTGCTGAACGCGATACAAGATGTATATTTGTGCCAAGAAATTGGTTTGGCCTAA
- a CDS encoding MCE family protein encodes MKIPNEVKVGILGVTALVILFFGYNFLRGRKVFASDIEYVAVFDKVDGLLVANPVQISGVPVGLVESIDRSSDVTAANRVEVHFTVSKNTLVPPNTTIQIISVGLMGEKALLLTYEAYEKDIALPHNKVKKVVDLTNVKSAPEGHVFVGVSEIGMMETAKNILNEQVTPMKDKALLVADTLKETLSHVNTVLASGQIQETLNNLNKTLVGLQKTIKTIDGAALSINNTLHKDLPKVSNILANVEAVSGQLQGSTTKLNSVLENTNTATKKLAELEIKQTVDKLNGSLAEAQNLIKKINSTEGSMGMLMNDKQLYHNLEALTHNLNELLVDFQTHPKDYVGVSLININKGRKKDPDFKPTKSEEK; translated from the coding sequence ATGAAAATTCCGAATGAAGTTAAAGTTGGTATATTAGGTGTTACTGCATTAGTTATTTTATTTTTTGGTTACAACTTTTTACGAGGTCGCAAAGTTTTTGCCTCTGACATAGAATACGTGGCCGTTTTCGACAAAGTTGATGGCTTATTAGTAGCCAACCCAGTACAAATTAGTGGTGTACCCGTAGGTTTAGTAGAATCTATCGATAGGTCGAGTGATGTAACTGCTGCTAACCGAGTTGAGGTGCATTTTACCGTATCAAAAAACACCTTGGTGCCGCCCAACACAACCATACAAATAATTAGCGTTGGTCTTATGGGCGAAAAAGCACTATTGCTAACCTACGAGGCTTACGAAAAAGATATTGCGCTACCCCATAATAAAGTTAAAAAAGTAGTTGACCTTACCAATGTTAAGTCTGCGCCCGAAGGCCATGTGTTTGTAGGAGTTTCGGAAATAGGGATGATGGAAACCGCTAAAAATATTTTAAATGAGCAGGTTACACCCATGAAAGATAAAGCGTTATTGGTGGCCGATACGTTAAAAGAAACCCTTTCGCATGTAAATACGGTTTTAGCATCGGGGCAAATACAAGAAACCTTAAACAACTTAAATAAAACATTAGTAGGACTACAAAAAACCATTAAAACTATTGATGGAGCAGCACTTAGTATCAATAACACATTGCACAAGGATTTGCCTAAAGTTAGCAATATTTTAGCGAATGTTGAGGCTGTTTCGGGGCAGTTGCAGGGCAGTACGACCAAACTAAACAGCGTTTTGGAAAATACAAATACAGCTACAAAAAAACTTGCCGAGTTAGAAATCAAACAGACTGTTGATAAACTCAATGGCTCTTTGGCTGAAGCCCAAAACCTGATTAAAAAAATTAACAGTACCGAAGGAAGTATGGGAATGCTAATGAATGACAAACAATTGTATCACAATTTAGAAGCCCTAACCCATAATTTGAACGAATTATTAGTCGATTTCCAAACCCACCCTAAAGATTATGTAGGCGTATCGCTGATAAATATCAATAAAGGCCGGAAAAAAGATCCGGACTTTAAGCCTACCAAATCAGAAGAAAAGTGA